In Candidatus Deferrimicrobium sp., a single genomic region encodes these proteins:
- a CDS encoding ParB/RepB/Spo0J family partition protein → MERKNEPLKKKVLGRGLSALLTGTTPSPSVPGAGSPPGFLLIPVGKIRAGSLQPRRTFSPETLEELAASIREKGILQPVLVRPTPDGYELVAGERRFRAAEAAGLTAIPAVVRRLSDREALEAALVENIQRADLNAIELAEGYQRLAHDFSLSQEQVAERVGKDRATVANTVRLLKLPSPVRQAVADGRLSAGHARALLSAPPEHASSICETVLRRGLSVRETERLCGPAGKRKPARSAAPQDAHRKSLEEELSRRGGTRVRLRGTLKRGRVEISYFSPEELDRLCNVLFGGR, encoded by the coding sequence ATGGAACGGAAGAACGAACCCTTAAAGAAGAAGGTCCTCGGACGGGGCCTCTCCGCCCTGCTGACAGGCACCACTCCTTCCCCGTCGGTTCCCGGCGCCGGGAGCCCCCCCGGGTTCCTGCTGATCCCGGTGGGAAAAATCCGCGCGGGGAGCCTTCAGCCACGAAGAACCTTTTCGCCGGAAACCCTCGAAGAGCTTGCCGCCTCGATCCGGGAGAAGGGGATCCTTCAGCCGGTGCTGGTACGGCCGACCCCGGACGGGTATGAGCTGGTCGCCGGCGAGCGCCGATTTCGCGCCGCGGAGGCCGCGGGACTCACCGCCATCCCGGCGGTGGTGCGCAGACTCTCCGACCGGGAGGCGCTCGAAGCCGCGCTGGTCGAAAACATCCAGCGTGCGGATCTGAACGCCATAGAGCTTGCCGAGGGGTACCAGCGACTGGCGCACGACTTTTCCCTCTCCCAGGAGCAGGTGGCCGAACGGGTGGGGAAGGACCGCGCCACTGTGGCCAACACCGTGCGGCTCCTCAAGCTCCCCTCCCCGGTCCGCCAGGCGGTGGCGGACGGACGCCTCTCCGCCGGACACGCCCGCGCGCTCCTCTCCGCTCCTCCGGAGCACGCGTCGTCGATCTGCGAGACGGTGCTGCGGCGCGGCCTGTCGGTTCGGGAGACGGAGCGGTTGTGCGGGCCCGCGGGGAAGCGAAAACCCGCGCGGAGCGCGGCTCCGCAGGATGCGCACCGGAAAAGCCTCGAGGAGGAACTCTCCCGCCGCGGCGGCACGCGCGTGCGGCTGCGCGGTACGTTGAAGAGGGGACGCGTCGAAATTTCCTACTTTTCGCCGGAGGAGCTCGATCGTCTCTGCAACGTTCTGTTCGGGGGACGCTGA